One part of the Arabidopsis thaliana chromosome 4, partial sequence genome encodes these proteins:
- a CDS encoding endonuclease/exonuclease/phosphatase family protein produces the protein MIDQEGRCVITDHGHFVVFNVYGPRAVADDADRIEFKHRFYGVLERRWECLLRQGRRVFVVGDLNIAPFAMDRCEAGPDFEKNEFRKWFRSLLVERGGSFSDVFRSKHPERKDAFTCWSSSSGAEQFNYGSRIDHILVAGSCLHQDEDKQGHSFLACHVKECDILTEYKRFKNENMPTRWKGGLVTKFKGSDHVPVFISFDDLPDIPEHSTPPLASRYLPMIYGFQQTLVSVFKKRRANEEAKAIEVSCSSSTQSNTSSICGDISTGPLRNCGSMGISLEKSCSFENKSTSGVTEAETVAATGSIDNLSDGIRASSVRALNISRDGDRKKARKIQSSQLSLKSFFTTNSKVNNVEDSSSSYVSSSPSSQVESITEPNVSGKEDSEPTTSTQEQDQTGSSAKQKNDAALMEWQRIQNLMQNSIPLCKGHKEACVARVVKKPGPTFGRRFYVCSRAEGPSSNPEANCGYFKWASSKFRDK, from the exons ATGATTGACCAAGAAGGACGATGTGTTATAACTGATCACGGCCACTTTG TTGTTTTCAATGTTTATGGGCCGCGAGCTGTAGCTGATGATGCTGATAGGATCGAGTTTAAGCATCGGTTCTATGGTGTTTTAGAG AGAAGATGGGAGTGTCTTCTGCGTCAAGGAAGGAGGGTATTTGTTGTTGGGGATCTCAACATTGCTCCTTTTGCTATGGATCGATGTGAAGCTGGGCCTGATTTTGAGAAAAACGA GTTCAGGAAATGGTTTAGATCTCTGCTAGTTGAACGTGGAGGCTCATTCTCTGATGTTTTCAGATCAAAACATCCTGAAAG GAAAGATGCATTCACATGTTGGTCCTCAAGTAGTGGAGCAGAACAATTTAACTACGGTTCGAGGATTGATCATATCTTAGTTGCTGGGTCATGCTTGCATCAGGACGAAGATAAGCAGGGGCATAGTTTTCTTGCTTGCCATGTCAAGGAATGTGACATATTAACAGAGTATAAGCGTTTTAAGAATGAAAATATGCCAACAAG GTGGAAAGGTGGATTGGTTACAAAATTTAAGGGATCAGACCACGTACCTGTATTCAttagttttgatgatttacCAGACATCCCGGAACACAGCACGCCGCCATTAGCGTCAAGATATCTTCCCATGATTTACGGTTTCCAACAAACTCTTG TATCGGTATTTAAGAAGAGGCGGGCCAATGAAGAAGCCAAAGCCATTGAGGTGTCATGTTCATCATCAACTCAAAGTAATACTTCATCAATTTGTGGGGATATTTCTACAGGACCACTGAGAAATTGTGGTTCGATGGGAATTTCACTTGAGAAATCTTGTTCTTTTGAGAACAAATCCACTTCCGGCGTTACAGAAGCAGAAACGGTGGCAGCAACAGGTTCCATTGATAACCTTAGTGATGGAATACGTGCATCATCAGTTAGAGCTTTGAATATCTCTAGAGATGGAGACAGGAAAAAAGCAAGGAAAATCCAATCATCTCAGCTTTCTCTCAAGTCCTTTTTCACTACAAACTCAAAAGTAAACAATGTCGAGGATAGTTCTTCTTCCTATGTTTCCTCCAGTCCCAGCTCCCAAGTAGAAAGCATCACAGAACCGAATGTTTCAGGCAAAGAAGACAGTGAACCGACTACTTCAACACAGGAACAGGATCAAACAGGTTCTTcagctaaacaaaaaaacgatGCAGCTTTAATGGAGTGGCAAAGAATACAGAACCTAATGCAAAACAGCATACCTCTCTGCAAAGGACATAAAGAAGCTTGTGTTGCTAGGGTCGTCAAGAAACCAGGTCCCACATTCGGACGCAGATTCTACGTCTGCTCTCGAGCTGAg GGACCTTCCTCTAATCCAGAAGCAAACTGTGGTTATTTCAAATGGGCTTCATCAAAATTCAGAGACAAGTAA
- the bHLH11 gene encoding basic helix-loop-helix (bHLH) DNA-binding superfamily protein, with amino-acid sequence MAVSCLFIVSSNYRGAEMVVEVKKEAVCSQKAEREKLRRDKLKEQFLELGNALDPNRPKSDKASVLTDTIQMLKDVMNQVDRLKAEYETLSQESRELIQEKSELREEKATLKSDIEILNAQYQHRIKTMVPWVPHYSYHIPFVAITQGQSSFIPYSASVNPLTEQQASVQQHSSSSADASMKQDSKIKPLDLDLMMNSNHSGQGNDQKDDVRLKLELKIHASSLAQQVSDLFNSFANKLFHGLTRVYFHAGCFWKREESKLDNHCKLIE; translated from the exons ATGGCTGTGTCATGTTTATTCATAGTTTCGTCTAATTACAGAGGAGCTGAGATGGTGGTGGAAGTGAAGAAGGAAGCAGTTTGTTCCCAGAAAGCAGAGCGAGAGAAGCTTCGTAGAGATAAGCTTAAGGAACAGTTTCTTGAGCTTGGAAATGCACTTG ATCCGAATAGGCCTAAGAGTGACAAAGCCTCAGTTCTCACTGATACAATACAAATGCTCAAGGATGTAATGAACCAAGTTGATAGACTAAAAGCTGAGTATGAAACACTATCTCAAGAGTCTCGTGAG CTAATTCAAGAGAAGAGTGAGCTGAGAGAGGAGAAAGCGACTTTAAAGTCTGATATCGAGATTCTTAATGCTCAATATCAGCATAGAATCAAAACCATGGTTCCATGGGTACCTCATTACAGTTATCATATCCCCTTCGTAGCCATAACTCAGGGTCAGTCCAGTTTTATACCTTATTCAGCCTCTGTCAATCCTCTAACCGAACAACAAGCATCGGTTCAGCagcattcttcttcttctgccgATGCTTCAATGAAACAAGATTCCAAAATCAAGCCGTTAGATTTGGATCTGATGATGAACAGTAACCATTCAGGTCAAGGAAATGATCAAAAAGATGATGTTCGTTTAAAGCTCGAGCTTAAAATCCATGCCTCTTCTTTAGCTCAACAGGTGAGTGATCTCTTCAATAGTTTTGCCAACAAGCTCTTTCATGGACTGACCAGAGTTTACTTCCATGCAGGATGTTTctggaaaagagaagaaagtaagCTTGACAACCACTGCAAGCTCATCGAATAG
- the bHLH11 gene encoding basic helix-loop-helix (bHLH) DNA-binding superfamily protein (basic Helix-Loop-Helix 11 (bHLH11); FUNCTIONS IN: DNA binding, sequence-specific DNA binding transcription factor activity; INVOLVED IN: regulation of transcription; LOCATED IN: nucleus, chloroplast, cytoplasm; CONTAINS InterPro DOMAIN/s: Helix-loop-helix DNA-binding domain (InterPro:IPR001092), Helix-loop-helix DNA-binding (InterPro:IPR011598); BEST Arabidopsis thaliana protein match is: basic helix-loop-helix (bHLH) DNA-binding superfamily protein (TAIR:AT3G19860.2); Has 718 Blast hits to 717 proteins in 100 species: Archae - 0; Bacteria - 31; Metazoa - 41; Fungi - 21; Plants - 596; Viruses - 0; Other Eukaryotes - 29 (source: NCBI BLink).): protein MAVSCLFIVSSNYRGAEMVVEVKKEAVCSQKAEREKLRRDKLKEQFLELGNALDPNRPKSDKASVLTDTIQMLKDVMNQVDRLKAEYETLSQESRELIQEKSELREEKATLKSDIEILNAQYQHRIKTMVPWVPHYSYHIPFVAITQGQSSFIPYSASVNPLTEQQASVQQHSSSSADASMKQDSKIKPLDLDLMMNSNHSGQGNDQKDDVRLKLELKIHASSLAQQDVSGKEKKVSLTTTASSSNSYSLSQAVQDSSPGTVNDMLKP from the exons ATGGCTGTGTCATGTTTATTCATAGTTTCGTCTAATTACAGAGGAGCTGAGATGGTGGTGGAAGTGAAGAAGGAAGCAGTTTGTTCCCAGAAAGCAGAGCGAGAGAAGCTTCGTAGAGATAAGCTTAAGGAACAGTTTCTTGAGCTTGGAAATGCACTTG ATCCGAATAGGCCTAAGAGTGACAAAGCCTCAGTTCTCACTGATACAATACAAATGCTCAAGGATGTAATGAACCAAGTTGATAGACTAAAAGCTGAGTATGAAACACTATCTCAAGAGTCTCGTGAG CTAATTCAAGAGAAGAGTGAGCTGAGAGAGGAGAAAGCGACTTTAAAGTCTGATATCGAGATTCTTAATGCTCAATATCAGCATAGAATCAAAACCATGGTTCCATGGGTACCTCATTACAGTTATCATATCCCCTTCGTAGCCATAACTCAGGGTCAGTCCAGTTTTATACCTTATTCAGCCTCTGTCAATCCTCTAACCGAACAACAAGCATCGGTTCAGCagcattcttcttcttctgccgATGCTTCAATGAAACAAGATTCCAAAATCAAGCCGTTAGATTTGGATCTGATGATGAACAGTAACCATTCAGGTCAAGGAAATGATCAAAAAGATGATGTTCGTTTAAAGCTCGAGCTTAAAATCCATGCCTCTTCTTTAGCTCAACAG GATGTTTctggaaaagagaagaaagtaagCTTGACAACCACTGCAAGCTCATCGAATAGTTACTCATTATCTCAAGCTGTTCAAGATAGTTCCCCCGGTACCGTAAATGACATGTTGAAGCCATAA
- a CDS encoding endonuclease/exonuclease/phosphatase family protein (endonuclease/exonuclease/phosphatase family protein; FUNCTIONS IN: zinc ion binding, nuclease activity; INVOLVED IN: DNA repair; LOCATED IN: cellular_component unknown; EXPRESSED IN: 24 plant structures; EXPRESSED DURING: 13 growth stages; CONTAINS InterPro DOMAIN/s: Endonuclease/exonuclease/phosphatase (InterPro:IPR005135), Exodeoxyribonuclease III xth (InterPro:IPR004808), Zinc finger, GRF-type (InterPro:IPR010666); Has 2122 Blast hits to 1069 proteins in 229 species: Archae - 0; Bacteria - 153; Metazoa - 440; Fungi - 325; Plants - 79; Viruses - 2; Other Eukaryotes - 1123 (source: NCBI BLink).) codes for MDRCEAGPDFEKNEFRKWFRSLLVERGGSFSDVFRSKHPERKDAFTCWSSSSGAEQFNYGSRIDHILVAGSCLHQDEDKQGHSFLACHVKECDILTEYKRFKNENMPTRWKGGLVTKFKGSDHVPVFISFDDLPDIPEHSTPPLASRYLPMIYGFQQTLVSVFKKRRANEEAKAIEVSCSSSTQSNTSSICGDISTGPLRNCGSMGISLEKSCSFENKSTSGVTEAETVAATGSIDNLSDGIRASSVRALNISRDGDRKKARKIQSSQLSLKSFFTTNSKVNNVEDSSSSYVSSSPSSQVESITEPNVSGKEDSEPTTSTQEQDQTGSSAKQKNDAALMEWQRIQNLMQNSIPLCKGHKEACVARVVKKPGPTFGRRFYVCSRAEGPSSNPEANCGYFKWASSKFRDK; via the exons ATGGATCGATGTGAAGCTGGGCCTGATTTTGAGAAAAACGA GTTCAGGAAATGGTTTAGATCTCTGCTAGTTGAACGTGGAGGCTCATTCTCTGATGTTTTCAGATCAAAACATCCTGAAAG GAAAGATGCATTCACATGTTGGTCCTCAAGTAGTGGAGCAGAACAATTTAACTACGGTTCGAGGATTGATCATATCTTAGTTGCTGGGTCATGCTTGCATCAGGACGAAGATAAGCAGGGGCATAGTTTTCTTGCTTGCCATGTCAAGGAATGTGACATATTAACAGAGTATAAGCGTTTTAAGAATGAAAATATGCCAACAAG GTGGAAAGGTGGATTGGTTACAAAATTTAAGGGATCAGACCACGTACCTGTATTCAttagttttgatgatttacCAGACATCCCGGAACACAGCACGCCGCCATTAGCGTCAAGATATCTTCCCATGATTTACGGTTTCCAACAAACTCTTG TATCGGTATTTAAGAAGAGGCGGGCCAATGAAGAAGCCAAAGCCATTGAGGTGTCATGTTCATCATCAACTCAAAGTAATACTTCATCAATTTGTGGGGATATTTCTACAGGACCACTGAGAAATTGTGGTTCGATGGGAATTTCACTTGAGAAATCTTGTTCTTTTGAGAACAAATCCACTTCCGGCGTTACAGAAGCAGAAACGGTGGCAGCAACAGGTTCCATTGATAACCTTAGTGATGGAATACGTGCATCATCAGTTAGAGCTTTGAATATCTCTAGAGATGGAGACAGGAAAAAAGCAAGGAAAATCCAATCATCTCAGCTTTCTCTCAAGTCCTTTTTCACTACAAACTCAAAAGTAAACAATGTCGAGGATAGTTCTTCTTCCTATGTTTCCTCCAGTCCCAGCTCCCAAGTAGAAAGCATCACAGAACCGAATGTTTCAGGCAAAGAAGACAGTGAACCGACTACTTCAACACAGGAACAGGATCAAACAGGTTCTTcagctaaacaaaaaaacgatGCAGCTTTAATGGAGTGGCAAAGAATACAGAACCTAATGCAAAACAGCATACCTCTCTGCAAAGGACATAAAGAAGCTTGTGTTGCTAGGGTCGTCAAGAAACCAGGTCCCACATTCGGACGCAGATTCTACGTCTGCTCTCGAGCTGAg GGACCTTCCTCTAATCCAGAAGCAAACTGTGGTTATTTCAAATGGGCTTCATCAAAATTCAGAGACAAGTAA
- a CDS encoding endonuclease/exonuclease/phosphatase family protein, producing MKIVTYNVNGLRQRVSQFDSLLKLLDSFDADIICFQETKLRRQELTADLAIADGYESFFSCTRTSEKGRTGYSGVATFCRVKSASSSCETALPVTAEEGITGLVNSNSRGGKSETSTVAEGLEEYEKEELLMIDQEGRCVITDHGHFVVFNVYGPRAVADDADRIEFKHRFYGVLERRWECLLRQGRRVFVVGDLNIAPFAMDRCEAGPDFEKNEFRKWFRSLLVERGGSFSDVFRSKHPERKDAFTCWSSSSGAEQFNYGSRIDHILVAGSCLHQDEDKQGHSFLACHVKECDILTEYKRFKNENMPTRWKGGLVTKFKGSDHVPVFISFDDLPDIPEHSTPPLASRYLPMIYGFQQTLVSVFKKRRANEEAKAIEVSCSSSTQSNTSSICGDISTGPLRNCGSMGISLEKSCSFENKSTSGVTEAETVAATGSIDNLSDGIRASSVRALNISRDGDRKKARKIQSSQLSLKSFFTTNSKVNNVEDSSSSYVSSSPSSQVESITEPNVSGKEDSEPTTSTQEQDQTGSSAKQKNDAALMEWQRIQNLMQNSIPLCKGHKEACVARVVKKPGPTFGRRFYVCSRAEVKRF from the exons atgaagatagTGACTTACAACGTTAATGGCCTTAGGCAACGAGTTTCGCAGTTTGATTCTCTTCTCAAACTTCTCGATTCGTTCGACGCCGATATCATTTGCTTCCAG GAGACGAAACTGAGAAGGCAAGAATTGACAGCAGATTTGGCGATAGCTGATGGGTATGAATCGTTTTTCTCGTGCACTCGCACTAGTGAGAAAGGTCGTACTGGTTATTCTG GTGTAGCAACGTTTTGCAGGGTGAAGTCAGCATCTTCAAGCTGTGAAACTGCTTTGCCTGTTACTGCAGAAGAAGGCATCACTGGTCTTGTAAACAGTAATTCACGAGGTGGGAAGAGTGAAACGTCTACAGTAGCTGAAGGTCTTGAGGaatatgagaaagaagagcTTCTTATGATTGACCAAGAAGGACGATGTGTTATAACTGATCACGGCCACTTTG TTGTTTTCAATGTTTATGGGCCGCGAGCTGTAGCTGATGATGCTGATAGGATCGAGTTTAAGCATCGGTTCTATGGTGTTTTAGAG AGAAGATGGGAGTGTCTTCTGCGTCAAGGAAGGAGGGTATTTGTTGTTGGGGATCTCAACATTGCTCCTTTTGCTATGGATCGATGTGAAGCTGGGCCTGATTTTGAGAAAAACGA GTTCAGGAAATGGTTTAGATCTCTGCTAGTTGAACGTGGAGGCTCATTCTCTGATGTTTTCAGATCAAAACATCCTGAAAG GAAAGATGCATTCACATGTTGGTCCTCAAGTAGTGGAGCAGAACAATTTAACTACGGTTCGAGGATTGATCATATCTTAGTTGCTGGGTCATGCTTGCATCAGGACGAAGATAAGCAGGGGCATAGTTTTCTTGCTTGCCATGTCAAGGAATGTGACATATTAACAGAGTATAAGCGTTTTAAGAATGAAAATATGCCAACAAG GTGGAAAGGTGGATTGGTTACAAAATTTAAGGGATCAGACCACGTACCTGTATTCAttagttttgatgatttacCAGACATCCCGGAACACAGCACGCCGCCATTAGCGTCAAGATATCTTCCCATGATTTACGGTTTCCAACAAACTCTTG TATCGGTATTTAAGAAGAGGCGGGCCAATGAAGAAGCCAAAGCCATTGAGGTGTCATGTTCATCATCAACTCAAAGTAATACTTCATCAATTTGTGGGGATATTTCTACAGGACCACTGAGAAATTGTGGTTCGATGGGAATTTCACTTGAGAAATCTTGTTCTTTTGAGAACAAATCCACTTCCGGCGTTACAGAAGCAGAAACGGTGGCAGCAACAGGTTCCATTGATAACCTTAGTGATGGAATACGTGCATCATCAGTTAGAGCTTTGAATATCTCTAGAGATGGAGACAGGAAAAAAGCAAGGAAAATCCAATCATCTCAGCTTTCTCTCAAGTCCTTTTTCACTACAAACTCAAAAGTAAACAATGTCGAGGATAGTTCTTCTTCCTATGTTTCCTCCAGTCCCAGCTCCCAAGTAGAAAGCATCACAGAACCGAATGTTTCAGGCAAAGAAGACAGTGAACCGACTACTTCAACACAGGAACAGGATCAAACAGGTTCTTcagctaaacaaaaaaacgatGCAGCTTTAATGGAGTGGCAAAGAATACAGAACCTAATGCAAAACAGCATACCTCTCTGCAAAGGACATAAAGAAGCTTGTGTTGCTAGGGTCGTCAAGAAACCAGGTCCCACATTCGGACGCAGATTCTACGTCTGCTCTCGAGCTGAggtaaaaagattttaa
- the bHLH11 gene encoding basic helix-loop-helix (bHLH) DNA-binding superfamily protein (basic Helix-Loop-Helix 11 (bHLH11); FUNCTIONS IN: DNA binding, sequence-specific DNA binding transcription factor activity; INVOLVED IN: regulation of transcription; LOCATED IN: nucleus, chloroplast, cytoplasm; CONTAINS InterPro DOMAIN/s: Helix-loop-helix DNA-binding domain (InterPro:IPR001092), Helix-loop-helix DNA-binding (InterPro:IPR011598); BEST Arabidopsis thaliana protein match is: basic helix-loop-helix (bHLH) DNA-binding superfamily protein (TAIR:AT3G19860.1); Has 821 Blast hits to 821 proteins in 129 species: Archae - 0; Bacteria - 62; Metazoa - 60; Fungi - 26; Plants - 629; Viruses - 0; Other Eukaryotes - 44 (source: NCBI BLink).), with amino-acid sequence MDQPMKPKTCSESDFADDSSASSSSSSGQNLRGAEMVVEVKKEAVCSQKAEREKLRRDKLKEQFLELGNALDPNRPKSDKASVLTDTIQMLKDVMNQVDRLKAEYETLSQESRELIQEKSELREEKATLKSDIEILNAQYQHRIKTMVPWVPHYSYHIPFVAITQGQSSFIPYSASVNPLTEQQASVQQHSSSSADASMKQDSKIKPLDLDLMMNSNHSGQGNDQKDDVRLKLELKIHASSLAQQDVSGKEKKVSLTTTASSSNSYSLSQAVQDSSPGTVNDMLKP; translated from the exons ATGGATCAaccaatgaaaccaaaaacttgCTCTGAATCTGATTTTGCTGATgattcctctgcttcttcttcttcttcttcgggaCAAAATCTCAG AGGAGCTGAGATGGTGGTGGAAGTGAAGAAGGAAGCAGTTTGTTCCCAGAAAGCAGAGCGAGAGAAGCTTCGTAGAGATAAGCTTAAGGAACAGTTTCTTGAGCTTGGAAATGCACTTG ATCCGAATAGGCCTAAGAGTGACAAAGCCTCAGTTCTCACTGATACAATACAAATGCTCAAGGATGTAATGAACCAAGTTGATAGACTAAAAGCTGAGTATGAAACACTATCTCAAGAGTCTCGTGAG CTAATTCAAGAGAAGAGTGAGCTGAGAGAGGAGAAAGCGACTTTAAAGTCTGATATCGAGATTCTTAATGCTCAATATCAGCATAGAATCAAAACCATGGTTCCATGGGTACCTCATTACAGTTATCATATCCCCTTCGTAGCCATAACTCAGGGTCAGTCCAGTTTTATACCTTATTCAGCCTCTGTCAATCCTCTAACCGAACAACAAGCATCGGTTCAGCagcattcttcttcttctgccgATGCTTCAATGAAACAAGATTCCAAAATCAAGCCGTTAGATTTGGATCTGATGATGAACAGTAACCATTCAGGTCAAGGAAATGATCAAAAAGATGATGTTCGTTTAAAGCTCGAGCTTAAAATCCATGCCTCTTCTTTAGCTCAACAG GATGTTTctggaaaagagaagaaagtaagCTTGACAACCACTGCAAGCTCATCGAATAGTTACTCATTATCTCAAGCTGTTCAAGATAGTTCCCCCGGTACCGTAAATGACATGTTGAAGCCATAA
- the bHLH11 gene encoding basic helix-loop-helix (bHLH) DNA-binding superfamily protein: MDQPMKPKTCSESDFADDSSASSSSSSGQNLRGAEMVVEVKKEAVCSQKAEREKLRRDKLKEQFLELGNALDPNRPKSDKASVLTDTIQMLKDVMNQVDRLKAEYETLSQESRELIQEKSELREEKATLKSDIEILNAQYQHRIKTMVPWVPHYSYHIPFVAITQGQSSFIPYSASVNPLTEQQASVQQHSSSSADASMKQDSKIKPLDLDLMMNSNHSGQGNDQKDDVRLKLELKIHASSLAQQVSDLFNSFANKLFHGLTRVYFHAGCFWKREESKLDNHCKLIE, from the exons ATGGATCAaccaatgaaaccaaaaacttgCTCTGAATCTGATTTTGCTGATgattcctctgcttcttcttcttcttcttcgggaCAAAATCTCAG AGGAGCTGAGATGGTGGTGGAAGTGAAGAAGGAAGCAGTTTGTTCCCAGAAAGCAGAGCGAGAGAAGCTTCGTAGAGATAAGCTTAAGGAACAGTTTCTTGAGCTTGGAAATGCACTTG ATCCGAATAGGCCTAAGAGTGACAAAGCCTCAGTTCTCACTGATACAATACAAATGCTCAAGGATGTAATGAACCAAGTTGATAGACTAAAAGCTGAGTATGAAACACTATCTCAAGAGTCTCGTGAG CTAATTCAAGAGAAGAGTGAGCTGAGAGAGGAGAAAGCGACTTTAAAGTCTGATATCGAGATTCTTAATGCTCAATATCAGCATAGAATCAAAACCATGGTTCCATGGGTACCTCATTACAGTTATCATATCCCCTTCGTAGCCATAACTCAGGGTCAGTCCAGTTTTATACCTTATTCAGCCTCTGTCAATCCTCTAACCGAACAACAAGCATCGGTTCAGCagcattcttcttcttctgccgATGCTTCAATGAAACAAGATTCCAAAATCAAGCCGTTAGATTTGGATCTGATGATGAACAGTAACCATTCAGGTCAAGGAAATGATCAAAAAGATGATGTTCGTTTAAAGCTCGAGCTTAAAATCCATGCCTCTTCTTTAGCTCAACAGGTGAGTGATCTCTTCAATAGTTTTGCCAACAAGCTCTTTCATGGACTGACCAGAGTTTACTTCCATGCAGGATGTTTctggaaaagagaagaaagtaagCTTGACAACCACTGCAAGCTCATCGAATAG